A single genomic interval of Bos indicus isolate NIAB-ARS_2022 breed Sahiwal x Tharparkar chromosome 5, NIAB-ARS_B.indTharparkar_mat_pri_1.0, whole genome shotgun sequence harbors:
- the LOC109558484 gene encoding olfactory receptor 9K2-like — MGDRVGFRVRPEFHILLFLLFLLVYAMILLGNIGMMVIIMTDPRLNTPMYFFLGNLSFVDLFYSSVIAPKAMINIWSESKSISYAGCVTQLFLFILFIVTEGFLLAVMAYDRFIAICNPLLYSVQMSAHLCVQFVAGSYFFGCISSVLQTIMTFTLSFCASRNIDHFYCDERPLLRISCSDLYIPNMVSFFLCTIIILPTIIVITVSYIYIVSTVLKIRSTEGRKKVFSTCSSHLGVVSVLYGAIIFMYVIPDRFPELSKVASLCYTLVTPMLNPLIYSLRNKDVKEALRKILGKKLFLFNSILTENRVK, encoded by the coding sequence ATGGGTGACAGGGTTGGCTTCAGGGTCCGCCCAGAGTTTCacatcctcctcttcctgcttttTCTACTTGTCTATGCCATGATCCTTCTAGGAAATATTGGCATGATGGTCATTATTATGACTGATCCCCGGCTGAACACACCAATGTATTTCTTCCTAGGCAACCTGTCTTTCGTTGATCTCTTCTATTCATCTGTTATTGCACCTAAGGCTATGATCAACATCTGGTCTGAGAGCAAGTCCATCTCCTATGCAGGCTGTGTGACACAGCTGTTTCTCTTTATCCTCTTCATTGTGACCGAGGGGTTTCTCCTGGCAGTCATGGCTTATGACCGCTTCATTGCCATCTGCAACCCACTCCTCTACTCTGTGCAGATGTCAGCACATCTCTGTGTTCAATTTGTGGCTGGTTcctatttttttggctgtatcaGCTCAGTTCTTCAGACCATCATGACATTTACTTTATCCTTTTGTGCTTCTCGGAACATTGACCATTTTTACTGTGATGAGCGTCCACTTCTGAGGATTTCTTGTTCTGATCTCTACATTCCTAATATGGTATCCTTTTTCCTATGCACCATTATCATTTTGCCTACCATAATTGTCATTACTgtgtcttatatatatattgtatccACAGTTCTAAAAATACGCTCCACTGAGGGGCGAAAGAAAGTCTTCTCCACTTGCAGCTCTCACCTGGGAGTCGTGAGTGTACTGTATGGTGCCATCATCTTTATGTATGTCATCCCTGACAGATTTCCTGAGCTGAGTAAAGTGGCCTCCTTGTGTTACACCCTGGTCACTCCCATGTTGAATCCTTTGATTTACTCTCTGAGAAACAAAGATGTCAAAGAAGCTCTGAGGAAGATCCTGgggaaaaaactatttttatttaattctatattAACTGAAAATAGAGTTAAGTAA